Within Selenomonadales bacterium, the genomic segment AATAGATCGTCATCTGAAAGGGTGACGTTTTATTAAAATAAACACATCAAAATAATTTGATTTGACAGGGAGGGTACACAGATGAATGTGTGGTCATTTATTCAGGAACAGGTACTTGGGATGCAGTGGCTAAGTGAGGCGATCGGCAATAGTCTGCTCAACATAGGGGTGGATATCGGCGGTCAGATCGGGGCAAGTGTGCGGTTCTTCCTTTATGATACGATCAAGATCATGATCCTGTTTAATGTATTGATATTGTTGATATCGTATATCCAGAGCTATTTTCCGCCCAAGCGTGCGAAACGTATTCTCGGACGATTTCATGGTATTGGTGCCAATTGTGCGGCGGCTCTTCTCGGCACGGTGACACCGTTCTGTTCTTGTTCGTCCATTCCGATCTTTATCGGTTTTACGCGGGCGGGGCTGCCGCTCGGAGTTACATTTTCTTTTCTTATATCGTCGCCGATGGTTGATCTTGGTTCGCTTGTCCTGTTGATGAGTATTTTCGGCTGGAAGGTTGCCGTCGCATATGTGCTGTTGGGGCTGGGCATTGCTGTTGTCGGCGGATTGGTGATCGAGTATCTGCGCTTAGAGGATGAAATAGAGGAGGAGATTGGAGATGTTCGTTCGATTGACGATGCACAGGAAGATGCTCCTTTCATTGAGCGGGCGCGATTCGCGTGGGAGTGTATGACCTTTACTGCACGCAAGGTTGCTCCGTATATCCTGGTTGGTGTCGGTATCGGTGCATTTATACATAATTGGATACCCGAGAACTTTATTGTTCGAGTGCTTGGATCGGATAATCCGTTCGGCGTTGTGATCGCCACGATTGCGGGTGCGCCTGTTTATGCAGATATTTTTGGCGTGATCCCGATTGCTGAGGCACTATTGGCGAAAGGTGCACAGCTCGGAGTAGTGCTGTCGTTCATGATGGCTGTGACGACGTTGTCTCTGCCGTCAATCATCATGCTTCGCAAGGCTGTCAAACCGAAACTGCTTGGTGTATTCATCTTGGTCTGCATTATCGGTATCATTATCGTTGGATACTCTTTCAATGCGGCAGAATATCTGCTAATATGACTGAATCAGAAAAGGTGTTTGATATTTAATTCGTTTTATATCAAA encodes:
- a CDS encoding permease, translated to MQWLSEAIGNSLLNIGVDIGGQIGASVRFFLYDTIKIMILFNVLILLISYIQSYFPPKRAKRILGRFHGIGANCAAALLGTVTPFCSCSSIPIFIGFTRAGLPLGVTFSFLISSPMVDLGSLVLLMSIFGWKVAVAYVLLGLGIAVVGGLVIEYLRLEDEIEEEIGDVRSIDDAQEDAPFIERARFAWECMTFTARKVAPYILVGVGIGAFIHNWIPENFIVRVLGSDNPFGVVIATIAGAPVYADIFGVIPIAEALLAKGAQLGVVLSFMMAVTTLSLPSIIMLRKAVKPKLLGVFILVCIIGIIIVGYSFNAAEYLLI